The Vanessa cardui chromosome 27, ilVanCard2.1, whole genome shotgun sequence region TTGATTAACTTGCATTCTTGATACAAGTCAAATAACTTGACATATATTTTCGTGTTTGTTTAGAATGTGTACAGTCAGTGTCTGCGCGGTGCCATTGCTGGACCTATTGGGCGGGAAGCTGGTGTAGCTGGCTGCGGCTTGGGTTCTGGCGTCGTTGGTTTAGGCTGGGAAGGCGGTTTAGCTGGACCCCTTGATTGCGGTCGGGTTTCTGGCCTTTCTGGATTAGGCTTGGACGGTGGTCTAGCTGGACCCGTTGGCAACGGTCGGGTTGCTGGCCTCGGTGGTTTAGGCTGGGAAGCTGGTCTTGCCGGTGCCGGTGGATCTGTCTACGGAGGTTCCGGTGTTGGTGATGTAGCAGTCGCTGGTGAAGTGGGCGTCGTTGGTACCACATTAGTCGCAGGTCAAGTGCCAATCCTAGGTGCTGTGGAATTCAGAGGTGCCGTGCCAGCTGCTGGAACTGTCTCCATCGCCGGTAGCTGCGGCTGCGACTGCGGCTGCAATGGTGGTTACTCTTACTgagcaaaattaaattaaagttttcgAACTGTAAATCagtattttttctttacataaaactatttacatgtatatatacttgcaatacaatacaaatatacttcATCATACAtcatactaaaaaataaacgtgttttaaataatgctacGGAATATGTACAATGGCAGTGAGCACATGTGATgtgatttaatgaataatatctttatttatttaaatttggttaTTAGTTACTATCGTAATCAGGCTTAGCAATAAGAGATTGAAACCATTTCGAACACCGTCTTTGTACCGCCAACCAAAGATCCATTATGTTTTGATTCTTGCTTCTGTACTTATACTGGTCCTCTCTATCTTTAAACACATCAATCACAAGTATTCAAGTTTGTCGGTAGAGAAACTGATCAGTAAGACATCTTACTGATCAGTTTCTTTGCCAGTTTCTCTGCCAGTTTCAGAAGTAGGTACATAACTActtctgaaaaaatatatactttcatcaaggaatagaaaataatttaataacaacggTTAAGTTCACCCTCTTGTAACCAACTTTGACAAAAATTTTTTGAAATGTAACCTCAACCAACTCAACGCTTTTGATGAATGtcggaaataaatattttctttgaaactGCACAGGGTAGACTagatgaaatcaaaatcaaaatatactttatataagtagggttttacaagcactttggaatcgtgatttgacaaatatataaagTGAAACTGTATTGACTGTAGAACctgcaagaaacacagtagacactcttttacaacatttaaaaatatgcttgCCTCTATATCTCTTCACACATTATCGATAGAAGCAATATCCTTTCCATGCAAGCAAACtattttcattgttattgaatttatcaattgtaaaataaagttcattgcctttattttttttttatcttctttTCCCGCGCTTCTCGATATGTGTCACTCCAGGTGACAGATGCAAAAACCCACAGATAAtgtatattgattaaaatatacataaatctaaTACTTActttaatgttatatgtagtATTGAGCCCAGTGGTgaaaacgcgtgcatcgtaatcgatgatttcgggtcaaacccaagcaagcaccactgaatattcatgtgcttaatttgtgtttataatttagctgatgctcggtggtgaaagaaaacatcgagaggaaacctgcatgtgtgtaatttcataaaaatactgccacatgtgcatttcaccaacccgcattggaacagcaggGTGGGATacatatgttccaagccttcttctcaaaagggagaggagacctttgcccagcagtgggaaatttacagggcgttgttgttgttgtaatagatCTGTGTTCACTATAAACCAAGCTTCgagtcaatcaaaatcaaaaatcaaattcaaaataaactttattcaagtaggcttttacaagcacttttgaatcgtcatttaataattaagtgaagctaccaccggaaagtagattctaccgagaagaaccggcaagaaactcagtatttactttttttcgacatttaaaaaatacagtgttgttagttaaatacaattataaatgtatgtaatacatcctgcctggaagtcaacagatactAATtccacaattaagtgaagctaccaccggaaagtagattctaccgagaagaaccggcaagaaactcagtatttactttttttcgacatttaaaaaatacagtgttgttagttaaatacaattataaatgtatgtaatacatcctgcctggaagtcaacagatactaattccacgcttttttatcatctacaaaatgttgcgtcgaataatatgccttttttaccaatgtattttttacaaacgatttgaatttccGAAACGGCAGAGTAAAAATGTCTGCTGAATTTTAtcatagaaacggataccttgccccaagaaggatttattgattttgcggagtcgaaaacttggcgttataagcttatccttatttctagtgcacatacaatgattattactgattttatcaaagtgaaaagtttctgtgaatatacatattattgttgTCAATATGTATATTGcaacgcaacagtgagtattactactttgttaaaaacgtcccgaagagagtctctagctccaagattataattagaccgtatatttatattttccagGTTTTGCTATAATCATCCTTATTCTAACATTTAAAGTTTGATTGGACCAGTGTAATAACAGGAGAGAGTATGGGTGTTATGAGGTGTTCGGCGTGGTTTAACACGCTGGtaggaacattttttttttcttatttgcgGTACAAGACCTCATatgaaatcatcatcatcatctatcATAATACCGGTACGGGGCTTTTTAGAGACCCCGTAACATTTACGAAACTATAGCTCGACGTGATGTGATGATGTGGTGCGGTCGATGTGTACGTAGTCAAAGGGACCCCGTATCAAAGTAGGTACACCATAGCATTCGGTTgacatcattaatatttatcatcaacatcaacagcctgtaaattcccactgctgggctaaaggcctcctctccctttgaggagaaggtttggaacatattccaccacgctgttccaatgctggttggtggaatacacatgcggcagaatttctatgaaatttgtcacatgcagatttcctcacgatgttttccttcaccgctgagcacgagatgaattataaagaaaaattaagcacttgaatcagccttgcttgcctgggtttgaacccgcaatcatcggttaagatgcacgcgttctaaccactggtacatctcgactctcgaatatttataactttcctttaatattttaaatagatatcaCGGCTACC contains the following coding sequences:
- the LOC124541225 gene encoding chorion class CA protein ERA.1-like, with amino-acid sequence MSTFAVFLLCVQACLVQNVYSQCLRGAIAGPIGREAGVAGCGLGSGVVGLGWEGGLAGPLDCGRVSGLSGLGLDGGLAGPVGNGRVAGLGGLGWEAGLAGAGGSVYGGSGVGDVAVAGEVGVVGTTLVAGQVPILGAVEFRGAVPAAGTVSIAGSCGCDCGCNGGYSY